The genomic stretch GGGCACCAGTGGCTGGCGGTCGGTCAGACGGCCCCGAACGGGCGGCGACCGCTGGTGAACATGCCATCCGAGGAGGTGTTCACGGCACCTCACCGCGACCGGGTCGATGGAGTCGTGAGCGCCGCCCGGTCCCTGAACCTCCAGGGGACGTTGGTTGAGGGCTTGCAGGTGCGCTTTGAGGGTGGCCGCGCAGTGGAAGTGACGGCGAACAGTGGCGAGGACGCCGTGCGCCGCCTGATCCAAACTGACGAGGGGGCCGCGAGACTGGGGGAGGTGGCGCTGGTCCCGAACTCCTCCCCGCTGTCCAGAACGGGCGTGCTGTTCCACAACATTCTGTTCGACGAAAATGCCGCGTCCCACCTGGCGTTCGGGATGGCCTACCCTGTGAGTGCGAACCCGGACCCGGCTGCCCTCGACTCGTCTGGTGGGAACCGCAGTAGTATTCACGTGGACTGGATGGTCGGGTCAGGTGAGGTGGATGTCGACGGAGTGTACGCGGATGGTCAGGTCGAACCCGTCATGCGGGCGGGGGAGTGGGTGGACACCCCCACATCCTGACGCCCACGCAATCTTCCTCCCGTAACCCCATCCGTGATTAGACTGCCCGTCCGTTCAACCTCGCCATCACCCGCCGCGCACAGTCCTCAGGAGTGCTCATGGAGGGGTCCAGTTCCAGCTTGAACTCCGGGTGGGCGTAGATCGCCTCGTACCCGACACGAGCGAGACCGGTGGGGCGTCCAGCTTGCGTCGCTGCCCGCTCTGCCTCCCAGCGCTCGCAAACCTCCAGGGGCGGCTTTAAGGAGACCAGCACCGGTTGAAACGGGGCCCAGAGTCGCATCGCTTCCTCGAACCACGCGCGCTCCTCGAATATGACATCCACGATGACGTTGGTTCCTGAGGCGACCAGCGCTGCGGCCGTGTGGTGCAGGGCTGACATGGCCTGCCGCCCCACCGGACCAAACCCAATACCGCGGGCGATGTTGCCCTCCCCGGGGGCGAGGTCGTACCACACGCCCTCGTGCTGCTGGGCCTGAAAGGGGAAGTAGCGTTGCGGCATGGTCGACC from Deinococcus apachensis DSM 19763 encodes the following:
- a CDS encoding phosphotransferase-like protein; translated protein: MTPPKEDLRVPLGRLIVVNGTSSAGKTTFCTALQNALPEPYLLLGYDLLWSTMPQRYFPFQAQQHEGVWYDLAPGEGNIARGIGFGPVGRQAMSALHHTAAALVASGTNVIVDVIFEERAWFEEAMRLWAPFQPVLVSLKPPLEVCERWEAERAATQAGRPTGLARVGYEAIYAHPEFKLELDPSMSTPEDCARRVMARLNGRAV